In Myripristis murdjan chromosome 2, fMyrMur1.1, whole genome shotgun sequence, a genomic segment contains:
- the LOC115374417 gene encoding gap junction gamma-1 protein-like: MSWSFLTRLLDEISNHSTFVGKIWLTVLIIFRIVLTAIGGETIYYDEQSKFVCNTQQPGCENVCYDAFAPLSHVRFWIFQVIMITTPTIMYLGFAMHKIARMDDNEYQPLHRNQKKRMPIVSRGAVRDYEEAEDNGEEDPMIAEEIEPEKQDKTVKDAVKKHDGRRRIMRDGLMKVYVCQLLLRSAFEVAFLFGQYILYGFEVIPSYICTRSPCPHTVDCFVSRPTEKTIFLLVMYVVSFLCLLLTILEIFHLGVGGVRDTFRRRATLAARAPPPSSSCRPGSLPTAPPGYHAAMKKDHCRKLKGGLRDSPLGDSGRESLGDEGHSSRELERLRRHLKLAQQHLDLAYQTEEGSPSRSSSPEVNAAAQTAAEQNRLNFAQEKQGEPSEKGIHA, encoded by the exons ATGAGTTGGAGCTTCCTAACTCGTCTGCTGGATGAGATCTCCAACCACTCCACCTTTGTGGGTAAGATCTGGCTGACGGTGCTCATCATCTTTCGCATCGTGCTGACAGCCATCGGGGGCGAGACCATCTACTACGATGAACAGAGTAAATTTGTCTGCAACACGCAGCAGCCTGGATGTGAGAACGTGTGCTACGACGCATTCGCGCCGCTCTCACATGTTCGATTCTGGATCTTTCAG GTAATCATGATCACCACCCCCACCATAATGTACCTGGGCTTTGCCATGCACAAGATTGCCCGCATGGACGACAACGAATACCAGCCACTCCACCGCAACCAGAAGAAGAGGATGCCCATTGTTAGCCGCGGGGCAGTGAGGGACTATGAGGAGGCGGAGGACAACGGGGAGGAGGACCCCATGATTGCTGAGGAGATTGAACCGGAGAAGCAGGACAAAACAGTGAAAG ATGCAGTGAAAAAGCATGATGGTCGTCGGCGGATAATGCGTGACGGCCTGATGAAAGTCTACGTGTGCCAGCTGCTGTTGCGCTCTGCCTTCGAGGTCGCCTTCCTTTTTGGCCAGTACATCCTGTACGGATTTGAAGTGATACCCTCTTACATCTGCACGCGCTCGCCGTGTCCACACACAGTGGACTGTTTTGTGTCGCGTCCCACGGAGAAGACCATCTTTCTGCTGGTGATGTACGTGGTGTCTTTCCTCTGCCTGCTCCTCACCATTTTGGAGATCTTCCATCTGGGGGTTGGAGGTGTCCGTGACACCTTCCGTCGGCGTGCCACCCTCGCGGCTCGTGCCCCGCCACCCTCCTCTTCGTGCCGCCCGGGTTCCCTGCCGACAGCCCCGCCAGGGTACCACGCTGCCATGAAGAAGGACCACTGCAGGAAGCTGAAGGGGGGCTTGAGGGACTCGCCACTGGGTGACTCTGGGCGGGAGAGTCTGGGGGATGAGGGGCACTCGTCCAGGGAGCTGGAGAGGCTGCGGAGGCACCTGAAGCTGGCCCAGCAGCATCTGGACCTGGCCTAtcagacagaggaggggagcCCCTCGCGAAGCAGCAGCCCTGAGGTCAACGCGGCAGCGCAGACAGCCGCCGAGCAGAACCGCCTCAACTTCGCCCAGGAGAAACAAGGAGAGCCTAGCGAGAAAG GAATACATGCCTGA
- the inha gene encoding inhibin alpha chain has translation MLSCTLLILGPLWTHSLAQACQGDELPRDVVLTWFKERVLEGLGVEAPVPTVQGPDGGRAQGAAGHRHQRSSRIGRTAWVNHSNQNQQSSEIILFPSSESSCATSDSTARPSHFTYYFQPSINNQGASVMTAHFWFYAGEGTTVNSSTPLFILTSKQQLLQAAEAPSKTSSDGWTTYHLEQNVKASIAEGPFVVQVRCPTCQCHANEPDKMPFLHLHTLLQGLDRLPRHAAATIPWSPFAINLLQRPSQEKPEYSDCHREEIDISFEELGWGNWIVHPKVLTFHYCHGNCSAWDRTTAMLGIKQCCAPVPGTMKSVRITTTSDGGYSFKYETLPNIIPEECTCI, from the exons ATGCTGTCTTGCACCCTGCTGATCCTGGGCCCTTTGTGGACCCACAGCCTGGCACAAGCCTGCCAGGGAGATGAGCTGCCTCGGGACGTCGTGCTAACCTGGTTCAAAGAGCGGGTCCTGGAGGGCTTGGGGGTGGAGGCCCCCGTGCCCACAGTGCAGGGTCCAGATGGGGGCAGGGCGCAGGGAGCGGCTGGGCATCGGCACCAGCGGTCCTCCAGGATTGGCAGGACAGCATGGGTGAACCACAGCAATCAGAACCAGCAAAGCTCTGAGATTATCCTATTCCCCAGTTCTG AGTCTTCCTGTGCCACATCTGACTCGACTGCAAGACCCAGCCACTTCACATATTACTTTCAACCTTCAATCAACAACCAGGGGGCCTCAGTCATGACAGCCCATTTCTGGTTCTATGCAGGGGAGGGCACCACAGTAAACTCCTCCACCCCGCTTTTCATCCTCACTTCAAAGCAGCAACTTCttcaggcagcagaggctccgTCAAAGACCAGCTCAGACGGCTGGACCACCTACCACCTGGAGCAGAACGTCAAGGCCTCCATTGCCGAAGGCCCTTTTGTGGTCCAGGTCCGCTGCCCAACCTGCCAGTGTCATGCCAACGAACCGGACAAAATGCCTTTCCTTCACCTGCACACCCTGCTGCAGGGTCTTGACCGTTTACCCCGCCATGCAGCAGCCACCATTCCCTGGTCACCATTTGCAATCAACCTGCTACAGCGTCCATCTCAGGAGAAACCAGAGTACAGCGACTGCCACCGAGAGGAGATTGACATCAGCTTTGAGGAGCTGGGCTGGGGCAACTGGATCGTCCACCCCAAGGTGTTGACTTTCCACTACTGTCATGGTAACTGCTCAGCCTGGGATCGCACCACCGCCATGCTGGGGATCAAGCAGTGTTGCGCTCCAGTCCCGGGGACCATGAAGTCAGTGAGGATCACCACTACATCTGATGGCGGGTACTCCTTCAAGTACGAGACCCTGCCCAACATCATACCTGAAGAGTGCACCTGCATCTAG